Proteins encoded by one window of Streptomyces sp. NBC_01571:
- a CDS encoding rhomboid family intramembrane serine protease: MVIPVHDVNPVRSTPYVTYALIAANVLVFLYTPGLAGSVAGDSGLSQLCHLQAFLDHYAAVPQELIHHQMPRLVPTGEVGAGAHGPGCLVSAPDYDKSPPLSVLTAMFLHGSWLHLLGNMLFLLIFGNNIEDRLGHVRFTLFYVACGYAAGYGFALLNDSSSDPLLGASGAIAGVLGAYLVLYPRARVWVLVPFLVFLPLRLPAWLVLGFWFALQAVYSSGGGVSAAGTVAYEAHVAGFLAGMLLAWPLRRGTPPPPEPRSLLWGRQARHGW, translated from the coding sequence GTGGTCATACCCGTCCATGACGTGAACCCGGTACGCAGCACGCCCTATGTGACGTACGCGCTGATCGCCGCCAATGTGCTGGTGTTCCTCTACACCCCCGGCCTCGCCGGATCGGTGGCGGGCGACAGCGGGCTGTCCCAGCTGTGCCACCTGCAGGCGTTCCTGGACCACTACGCCGCGGTGCCACAGGAGTTGATCCACCATCAGATGCCGCGGCTCGTGCCCACCGGTGAGGTCGGGGCCGGCGCACACGGCCCCGGCTGCCTGGTCAGCGCGCCGGACTACGACAAGTCGCCGCCGCTCTCCGTCCTCACCGCGATGTTCCTGCACGGCAGTTGGCTGCACCTGCTCGGCAACATGCTCTTCCTGCTGATCTTCGGCAACAACATCGAGGACCGCCTGGGACATGTGCGGTTCACGCTGTTCTACGTGGCGTGCGGGTACGCGGCCGGATACGGCTTCGCGCTCCTCAACGACAGCTCGTCGGACCCGCTGCTCGGTGCCTCCGGGGCGATCGCCGGGGTGCTCGGCGCCTACCTGGTGCTCTATCCGAGGGCCAGGGTGTGGGTCCTGGTCCCGTTCCTGGTCTTCCTGCCGCTGCGACTGCCCGCCTGGCTCGTCCTCGGATTCTGGTTCGCGCTGCAGGCGGTGTACTCGTCGGGCGGCGGTGTCTCCGCCGCCGGAACCGTCGCGTACGAGGCCCATGTGGCCGGCTTCCTCGCGGGCATGCTGCTGGCCTGGCCGCTGCGCCGGGGCACCCCGCCGCCGCCGGAACCGCGCAGCCTGCTGTGGGGCAGACAGGCGCGGCACGGCTGGTGA
- a CDS encoding FAD-dependent oxidoreductase produces MNRTSATNATGSTGGTGGATERLVVIGGDAAGMSAASQARRMRGPDELEIVAFERGHFTSYSACGIPYWVGGDVSGPDQLIARSPQEHRERDIDLRMRTEVTEIDVAGARVRSRDLESGAEAWTSYDKLVIATGARPVRPDLPGMDAPGVHGVQTVDDGQALLETLAATRGRRAVVVGAGYIGVEMAEALINRGYEVTVVNRGAEPMATLDPDMGRLVRRAMSGLGITMVDDAAVTGIVTGADGVRAVTTQDAEYPADVVVLGMGVRPETGLARAAGLPLGDHGGLLTDLAMRVRGHENIWAGGDCVEVLDLVSGSERHIALGTHANKHGQVIGSNVGGGYATFPGVVGTAVSKVCDLEIARTGLREKDARRAGLQFVTVTIESTSRAGYYPNAAPMTVKMLAERRTGRLLGVQIVGREGAAKRVDIAAVALTARMTVEQMTALDLGYAPPFSPVWDPILVAARKAVTAVRRSAE; encoded by the coding sequence ATGAACCGTACGAGCGCGACGAACGCCACCGGCAGCACGGGCGGGACCGGTGGGGCGACGGAGCGGCTGGTCGTCATCGGCGGCGACGCGGCGGGCATGTCCGCCGCGTCGCAGGCGCGCCGGATGCGGGGCCCGGACGAGCTGGAGATCGTGGCGTTCGAGCGCGGCCACTTCACCTCCTACTCGGCCTGCGGCATCCCGTACTGGGTGGGCGGCGACGTCTCCGGGCCGGACCAGCTGATCGCGCGGTCGCCGCAGGAGCACCGGGAGCGGGACATCGACCTGCGGATGCGCACCGAGGTCACGGAGATCGATGTCGCGGGCGCCCGGGTGCGCTCGCGGGACCTGGAGTCCGGGGCGGAGGCGTGGACGTCGTACGACAAGCTCGTGATCGCGACCGGCGCCCGTCCGGTCCGCCCGGACCTGCCGGGGATGGACGCTCCCGGCGTGCACGGGGTGCAGACCGTCGACGACGGCCAGGCGCTCCTGGAAACGCTGGCCGCGACGCGCGGCCGGCGCGCGGTGGTCGTCGGCGCCGGTTACATCGGCGTGGAGATGGCCGAGGCACTCATCAACCGCGGGTACGAGGTGACGGTCGTCAACCGTGGCGCCGAACCGATGGCCACGCTCGACCCGGACATGGGCCGGCTGGTGCGCCGGGCCATGTCGGGTCTGGGCATCACCATGGTCGACGACGCCGCGGTGACCGGGATCGTCACCGGCGCCGACGGGGTCCGGGCGGTCACCACCCAGGACGCGGAGTACCCGGCGGACGTGGTGGTGCTCGGCATGGGGGTGCGCCCCGAGACCGGCCTCGCCAGGGCGGCCGGGCTGCCGCTGGGCGACCACGGGGGGCTGCTCACCGATCTGGCGATGCGGGTGCGCGGACACGAGAACATCTGGGCGGGCGGCGACTGCGTCGAGGTCCTCGACCTGGTCTCGGGGAGCGAGCGGCACATCGCGCTCGGCACCCACGCCAACAAGCACGGGCAGGTCATCGGCAGCAACGTGGGCGGCGGATACGCCACCTTCCCCGGTGTGGTGGGCACCGCGGTGAGCAAGGTCTGCGATCTGGAGATCGCGCGCACGGGGCTGCGCGAGAAGGACGCGCGCCGGGCGGGCCTGCAGTTCGTGACCGTCACCATCGAGTCGACCAGCCGCGCGGGCTACTACCCGAACGCGGCCCCGATGACGGTGAAGATGCTCGCGGAGCGCCGCACCGGACGGCTGCTGGGCGTGCAGATCGTCGGCCGCGAGGGCGCCGCGAAGCGCGTCGACATCGCCGCGGTGGCGCTGACCGCGCGCATGACCGTGGAACAGATGACGGCCCTGGACCTGGGCTACGCCCCGCCGTTCTCACCGGTGTGGGACCCGATCCTGGTCGCGGCGCGCAAGGCTGTCACGGCGGTACGGCGAAGCGCCGAGTAG
- a CDS encoding DUF4349 domain-containing protein, which yields MHTPRSVRRIRTGRALAGVLLVSSLALAGCGAAGDGGTSSDKAASGDRKAGPGAKEAAPGTADSAASDSAASGAGGSRAATAPRLDTSGIIRTAFLTVQVKDVPEALDRARVTATGAGGFVGDETTTRDGRGHERTRVVLRVPTDRYDQVLADLGGAGKILERTAKAQDVTDQVVDVESRIKSQRASVARVRGLMDRAAKLSDVVALEGELSSREADLEALLARQSSLKDRTSLATITLSLSETPVRKAAEKAGDPGFVDALAGGWDAFVTTLRWIAMVLGAVLPFAVCAAVLVVLWLRFGRSRLPRRRASVPAVSGAGSLPAAPPVRGEGGKDA from the coding sequence ATGCACACACCACGTTCCGTACGCCGCATACGAACCGGCCGGGCCCTGGCCGGTGTCCTGCTCGTGTCCTCCCTCGCGCTGGCGGGGTGCGGCGCCGCCGGTGACGGTGGCACGTCGAGCGACAAGGCGGCGTCGGGTGACCGGAAGGCCGGCCCGGGTGCCAAGGAGGCGGCTCCGGGAACCGCGGACAGTGCCGCCTCGGACAGTGCCGCCTCGGGCGCGGGCGGCTCCCGGGCCGCCACCGCGCCCCGGCTGGACACGAGCGGCATCATCCGTACAGCGTTCCTGACCGTGCAGGTCAAGGACGTCCCCGAGGCCCTGGACCGGGCCCGGGTCACCGCCACCGGCGCGGGCGGTTTCGTCGGTGACGAGACGACCACCCGGGACGGCCGGGGCCACGAGCGCACCCGTGTCGTGCTGCGGGTGCCCACCGACCGCTACGACCAGGTGCTCGCCGATCTGGGCGGTGCGGGGAAGATCCTGGAGCGGACGGCCAAGGCGCAGGACGTCACCGACCAGGTCGTCGACGTGGAGAGCCGTATCAAGTCGCAGCGCGCCAGTGTGGCCCGGGTCCGCGGGCTGATGGACCGGGCGGCCAAGCTCAGCGATGTGGTCGCTCTGGAAGGGGAGCTGAGCAGCCGCGAGGCCGATCTCGAGGCACTGCTCGCGCGGCAGTCGTCACTGAAGGACCGCACCAGCCTGGCCACGATCACGCTGTCCCTCTCCGAGACGCCGGTGCGGAAGGCCGCGGAGAAGGCCGGCGATCCCGGCTTCGTGGACGCCCTCGCGGGTGGCTGGGACGCGTTCGTCACGACGCTGCGCTGGATCGCGATGGTGTTGGGAGCGGTGCTCCCGTTCGCCGTCTGCGCGGCGGTGCTCGTGGTGCTGTGGCTGCGGTTCGGACGCTCCCGGCTCCCGCGCCGTCGAGCGTCGGTGCCGGCCGTGTCGGGCGCCGGTTCGCTGCCGGCGGCGCCGCCGGTGCGCGGGGAGGGTGGCAAGGACGCCTGA
- the hemG gene encoding protoporphyrinogen oxidase, with product MRAQDSRTGTGHVVVVGGGIAGLAAAHRLLDRGARVTVLEASGRVGGKLLPGEIAGARVDLGAESMLARRPEAVALAREAGLADRLRPPATATASLWTRGALRPMPKGHVMGVPGTAAALHGVLSDEGLRRIERDTELPRTEIGDDVAVGEYVAARLGREVVDRLVEPLLGGVYAGDAYRISLRAAVPQLFEAARTHTSLTEAVRAIQAKAAAHQQTGPVFMGIEGGVGTLPLAVAESVRARGGEIVTGAPVTELRRTRGTEPGWRVVAGDRVLRTDAVVLALPAPAAATLLRAEAPAAATELAGVEYASMALVTLAYRRADSTLPEGSGFLVPPVDGHTIKASTFASRKWGWIDEENPGLLVLRTSVGRYGESEVLGRDDAGLVAVSRHDLREATGLTAEPVATRVTRWDDGLPQYPVGHHTRVARIRAHVAGLPGLAVCGAAYDGVGIPACIASAYAAVDQLGGDRAGLDALIRNPVQSLHGGAGE from the coding sequence ATGCGCGCACAGGACAGTCGTACGGGTACGGGGCATGTCGTCGTCGTCGGAGGTGGGATCGCCGGTCTGGCCGCCGCCCACCGTCTCCTCGACCGCGGCGCCCGGGTGACCGTCCTGGAGGCCTCCGGCCGCGTCGGCGGCAAGCTGCTGCCCGGCGAGATCGCGGGCGCCCGCGTCGACCTCGGCGCCGAGTCGATGCTCGCCCGGCGCCCCGAAGCGGTCGCGCTCGCCCGCGAGGCGGGGCTCGCCGACCGCCTCCGGCCCCCCGCCACCGCGACCGCCTCCCTGTGGACCCGCGGCGCCCTGCGGCCCATGCCCAAGGGACACGTCATGGGCGTCCCCGGCACCGCCGCCGCCCTCCACGGAGTCCTGTCCGACGAGGGCCTGCGCCGCATCGAGCGCGACACCGAACTGCCCCGCACGGAGATCGGTGACGACGTGGCGGTGGGGGAGTACGTGGCGGCGCGCCTCGGCCGCGAGGTCGTCGACCGGCTGGTCGAGCCCCTGCTCGGCGGTGTCTACGCGGGCGACGCCTACCGCATCTCCCTGCGCGCCGCCGTCCCCCAGCTCTTCGAGGCGGCCCGCACCCACACCTCCCTGACGGAGGCGGTGCGCGCGATCCAGGCCAAGGCCGCCGCGCACCAGCAGACCGGCCCGGTGTTCATGGGCATCGAGGGCGGCGTCGGCACACTCCCGCTCGCGGTCGCCGAGTCGGTGCGCGCGCGGGGCGGCGAGATCGTCACCGGCGCCCCGGTCACGGAGCTGCGCCGGACGCGCGGCACCGAGCCCGGCTGGCGCGTCGTGGCCGGAGACCGTGTGCTGCGCACCGACGCCGTCGTCCTGGCCCTGCCCGCCCCGGCCGCCGCCACCCTGCTGCGCGCCGAGGCACCCGCCGCGGCCACCGAGCTCGCCGGCGTCGAGTACGCCTCCATGGCACTGGTCACCCTCGCCTACCGGCGCGCGGACAGCACCCTCCCGGAGGGGAGCGGCTTCCTGGTCCCGCCCGTCGACGGACACACCATCAAGGCGTCCACGTTCGCCTCCCGCAAGTGGGGCTGGATCGACGAGGAGAACCCCGGCCTGCTCGTCCTGCGCACCTCCGTGGGCCGGTACGGCGAGAGCGAGGTGCTGGGCCGCGACGACGCCGGCCTCGTCGCCGTGTCCCGCCACGACCTGCGCGAGGCCACCGGCCTGACCGCCGAGCCCGTCGCCACCCGCGTCACCCGCTGGGACGACGGACTGCCGCAGTACCCCGTCGGGCACCACACGCGGGTCGCCCGGATCCGCGCGCACGTCGCCGGGCTCCCCGGGCTCGCGGTCTGCGGCGCCGCGTACGACGGGGTCGGCATCCCCGCCTGCATCGCGAGCGCGTACGCCGCCGTGGACCAGCTCGGCGGGGACCGCGCCGGACTGGACGCGCTGATCAGGAACCCGGTGCAGAGCCTGCACGGCGGCGCGGGAGAATAG